A part of Streptomyces sp. NBC_01210 genomic DNA contains:
- a CDS encoding flavin reductase family protein, giving the protein MLQTTPTPAAVAIPHAEGVSNEEFRAAMSRLAAGVVLVTANDADYGPHGEDVGMTATAFMSVSLDPPLVLVSLRNGSRMDDLLAEQPLWGVSVLSESQRHIAGRFAMKGRVSDRLLFEDIPYTRGEVCGSLLVRGALATLECRTEQRIEAGDHTLVIGRVLKAGLESPDGGPLTYFKGRYHQLG; this is encoded by the coding sequence GTGTTGCAGACGACCCCCACTCCCGCCGCTGTTGCCATCCCCCATGCTGAGGGGGTGAGCAACGAGGAGTTCCGCGCAGCCATGTCCCGGCTGGCCGCGGGTGTGGTGCTGGTGACCGCGAACGACGCCGACTACGGACCGCACGGAGAGGACGTCGGCATGACCGCGACGGCGTTCATGTCGGTGTCGCTGGACCCGCCCCTGGTACTGGTGAGTCTGCGCAATGGCTCACGCATGGACGACCTGCTGGCGGAACAGCCGCTGTGGGGCGTATCGGTGCTCTCGGAGAGCCAGCGGCACATCGCCGGGCGCTTCGCGATGAAGGGGCGGGTCAGCGACCGGCTGCTGTTCGAGGACATCCCGTACACGAGGGGCGAGGTGTGCGGGTCGCTGCTGGTGCGGGGCGCGCTCGCGACGCTGGAGTGCCGTACCGAGCAGCGGATCGAGGCGGGCGACCACACGCTGGTGATCGGCCGGGTGCTGAAGGCCGGCCTGGAGAGCCCGGACGGCGGTCCACTGACGTACTTCAAGGGCCGCTACCACCAGCTTGGTTGA